From the Clarias gariepinus isolate MV-2021 ecotype Netherlands chromosome 3, CGAR_prim_01v2, whole genome shotgun sequence genome, one window contains:
- the gpatch1 gene encoding G patch domain-containing protein 1: MGSDGESDDDFVTYGTPLEPLEEDEPIRKPVPVQDQTVKDEKGRYKRFHGAFTGGFSAGYFNTVGSKEGWTPSTFVSSRNQKAEKNNVRPEDFMDEEDFNEHGIAPQQIITTEDFASGRTDQIRDKARAISALSAPIPGDTLLEELIAPARSSIGVELLRKMGWKDGQGVGPRLKRRQCKQDTGVKLYGCALPPIASEESEDDEFAPENVTFAPKDVTPVDFTPKDDVHGLGYRGLDPLQALRGGSGAAHINLFTLDSDRTTGLFGDRKAGQRRKGGISGQAFGVGAMEEEDDDIYHRDAMSNYDVVLGGEEPGDGLYGWTAPQQYRQKKKDSRRDAEYVGKILEGFTIASIPAEAKIVFPPPVLPRDYRPVHYFRPVVDTSSVSPLVAQALQTSRGQLSQNAPQQSRHTLDSSQRRELLGETSLQGPRSVFELLDSKDRERLTEIRKSTEEKRSTLGAFKERFQSSTTPPDFLTQHHVPKAQAEIQLQPRASDVAQQALSVWSSPTAQTSQTFRPFEKNPSKQARYDRFISQLRQGNKDSLELSLDPTMTEWERGRERDEFMRAAVLYKPSNSSLSSRFTRAKEEDDTDSVEVTRDQEGDVNDKQAAVKMKMFGKLTRDTMEWHPDKLLCKRFNVPEPYPGSSIVGLPKVKRDKFSVFNFLSIMDDRQSSQATPTSSSGGGAASSSVASGKRSRWDVAEQGSKVKETQGVKEAEQQQDHMITATTSTASSDSRVRAAEPKVSEAGAEQKPKEDEEEVEEEEVRPPMDLFKAIFASSSDEKSSSSSEAESDDEEEEKKAELQTPVVKPAITPAITPALPVVPQALPTPPISCLSSVTEAESEIADKAEQKDAPAASSVQTAGLDCEEFGPRLPPSGQVFPSSSSPEWEEKPKKQSKERHKSKKEHKHRKEKKHKKKSKKHKHKGKQKKKKKEEETDSSSDDSNDSDGGDVMRTGLVSNDELLQRLRNLRGKK; encoded by the exons ATGGGTTCGGACGGAGAGAGTGATGATGATTTTGTCACGTATGGAACTCCTTTAGAGCCCTTGGAAGAAG atgagCCGATCAGAAAGCCGGTTCCTGTGCAGGACCAGACGGTTAAAGATGAGAAAGGGCGCTACAAAAGGTTTCACGGAGCTTTTACTGGTGGCTTCTCTGCTGGCTACTTCAACACCGTCGGATCAAAAGAAG GATGGACGCCTTCTACATTTGTTTCATCGAGAAATCAGAAGGCGGAGAAAAACAATGTCAGACCAGAGGACTTTATGGATGAGGAG GATTTCAATGAGCATGGCATCGCCCCCCAACAGATCATCACCACGGAAGATTTTGCTTCTGGGAGGACAGATCAGATCAGGGACAAGGCCCGAGCCATCAGTGCGCTTTCTGCtcccatcccaggagacacaCTGCTGGAGGAGCTGATCGCACCTGCACG GTCGTCTATTGGTGTGGAGCTGCTTCGGAAGATGGGATGGAAAGACGGCCAGGGGGTGGGACCCAGACTGAAAAGAAGACAATGCAAACAAGACAcag GTGTTAAACTGTACGGCTGTGCTTTACCACCCATTGCGTCTGAGGAGTCTGAG GATGATGAGTTTGCTCCTGAGAACGTGACCTTCGCACCCAAGGACGTGACCCCGGTGGATTTCACCCCTAAAGATGATGTCCATGGACTGGGGTACAGAGGCCTTGACCCCCTGCAGGCCCTGAGGGGCGGCTCAGGAGCGGCACATATCAACCTCTTCACGCTTGACTCTGATAGGACGACGGGTCTGTTTGGTGACCGGAAGGCGGGGCAACGTCGTAAGGGTGGGATCTCAGGACAG GCGTTTGGCGTGGGAGcgatggaggaggaggatgatgataTCTACCACAGGGACGCCATGTCCAACTATGATGTGGTTCTGGGTGGGGAGGAGCCAGGGGACGGACTTTACGGATGGACGGCACCTCAGCAgtacagacagaaaaagaaag ATTCACGCAGAGATGCAGAATATGTGGGGAAAATTCTGGAAGGTTTCACGATAGCTTCTATCCCTGCGGAAGCCAAAATT GTCTTTCCACCGCCCGTTCTGCCTCGTGATTACCGTCCGGTGCATTATTTCCGGCCAGTGGTGGACACATCGTCTGTCAGCCCGCTGGTTGCCCAGGCACTGCAGACTTCACGTGGACAGCTCTCCCAGAATGCACCACAGCAAAGCCGCCACACACTGGACTCCTCCCAGAGGAGAGAGCTGCTGGGAGAGACCAGCTTACAGG GTCCACGCTCTGTGTTTGAGCTCCTGGACAgtaaagacagagagaggttGACTGAGATCCGTAAGTCTACAGAAGAGAAGAGATCCACTTTAGGAGCGTTTAAGGAGCGTTTCCAGTCCAGTACCACTCCGCCTGATTTTCTTACCCAGCACCATGTCCCTAAAGCCCAAGCAGAAATACAGCTCCAGCCCCGGGCTTCAGACGTGGCTCAGCAAGCTCTCAGCGTCTGGTCGAGTCCCACAGCTCAAACCAGCCAGACTTTTAGGCCGTTTGAGAAAAACCCATCCAAGCAGGCGCGATACGATCGCTTTATCAGCCAACTGAGGCAGGGGAATAAAG ATTCTCTTGAGTTAAGTCTGGACCCGACGATGACTGAGTGGGAGCGAGGCCGAGAGCGAGATGAGTTTATGCGTGCTGCTGTTCTCTACAAGCCGAGTAACTCCTCACTGTCCTCCCGCTTCACCCGCGCCAAAGAAGAGGACGACACAGACAGCGTGGAAGTGACGCGAGATCAGGAG GGTGACGTGAATGACAAGCAGGCAGCAGTGAAGATGAAGATGTTTGGGAAACTCACTAGAGACACGATGGAATGGCATCCTGATAAACTACTGTGCAAGAGATTTAATGTTCCAGAACCTTACCcagg CTCGAGCATTGTGGGTCTCCCCAAAGTGAAGCGAGACAAGTTCTCTGTCTTCAACTTCCTGTCTATAATGGATGATAGACAGAGCTCTCAAGCTACGCCCACATCCAGCTCAGGGGGCGGTGCTGCTTCCTCCTCAGTAGCCTCAGGCAAACGCTCAAGGTGGGATGTGGCTGAGCAGGGGTCAAAAGTTAAAGAGACACAGGGTGTAAAAGAGGCTGAGCAACAGCAAGATCACATGATCACTGCGACGACATCTACAGCGTCCTCAGACTCCAGAGTCAGAGCTGCTGAG CCTAAAGTGTCTGAAGCTGGCGCTGAGCAGAAACCgaaggaggatgaggaggaggtggaggaagaAGAGGTCAGACCTCCGATGGATTTGTTCAAGGCAATCTTCGCCAGCTCATCGGACGAGAAGAGCTCCTCTTCTTCCGAGGCGGAGAgcgatgatgaggaggaggaaaagaagGCGGAGCTGCAGACACCTGTCGTCAAACCTGCCATCACACCTGCCATCACACCTGCCCTACCTGTCGTACCCCAGGCTCTTCCAACCCCTCCCATATCATGTTTGAGTAGTGTAACTG agGCAGAATCAGAAATCGCTGACAAAGCAGAGCAAAAAGACGCTCCTGCTGCGTCTTCTGTCCAGACTGCAGGTCTTGACTGTGAAGAGTTTGGACCCAGACTGCCACCTTCTG GCCAAGTGTTTCCCTCTTCCTCATCACCAGAATGGGAGGAAAAACCAAAGAAACAAAGTAAAGAGAGACACAAATCCAAGaaagaacacaaacacagaaaagaGAAGAAG cataAGAAGAAGAGTAAGAAGCACAAGCATAAAGggaaacagaagaagaagaaaaaagaggagGAAACAGACAGTAGCTCAGATGACTCTAATGACTCTGATGGCGGTGATGTAATGAGGACAGGCTTAGTGTCCAATGACGAGCTGCTACAGAG GTTGAGAAACCTCCGAGGAAAGAAGTGA
- the cln6a gene encoding ceroid-lipofuscinosis neuronal protein 6a, with amino-acid sequence MIRKRQRGDGTASHFLGMREKAAPPPAQSQFHLDLWFSFTVQNWILDFGRPIVMIILPLEWFPLNKPSAGDYFHMAYNVITPFLLLKLMERSPTTLPRTAVYLSIITFVMGASIHLVGDSINHRLILSGYQLHLSVRDNPIMKDLNPPSLIDSFELLYYYDEHLGHSMWYVPFFLILFLYFTGCFTQSKEEKMPHSGWLLLGPSALYYWYLVTEGQIFVLYVFTFFAMAATVMRQKQKGYVLDSNGRFLLYNFIITLVLVIAWVVYLWNDSVLRKKYPGIIYVPEPWSYYTLHIKGS; translated from the exons ATGATCCGGAAACGGCAAAGAGGAGATGGGACAGCGTCGCACTTTTTAGG CATGAGAGAAAAAGCAGCTCCTCCACCTGCTCAATCCCAGTTCCACCTGGACCTCTGGTTCTCTTTCACTGTGCagaactggatcctggacttcgGCAGGCCGATAGTGATG ATTATTTTGCCTCTGGAATGGTTTCCCCTGAACAAGCCGAGTGCTGGAGATTACTTCCACATGGCCTACAACGTCATTACACCGTTTTTGCTGCTCAAA CTGATGGAGAGAAGTCCTACCACGCTGCCACGCACTGCAGTATACCTGAGTATTATTACATTTGTCATGGGTGCCAGCATCCACCTGGTGGGAGACTCCATCAACCACAGGCTAATCCTCAGCGGCTACCAGCTCCACCTGTCTGTCCGAGACAACCCCATCATGAAGGACCTCAATCCTCCCTCTCTG ATTGACTCGTTCGAGCTGCTTTATTACTATGATGAGCATCTAGGACACTCCATGTG GTATGTTCCGTTCTTCCTCATCCTCTTCCTCTACTTCACCGGCTGCTTCACACAATCCAAAGAGGAGAAGATGCCACACTCGGGTTGGCTTCTGCTGGGTCCTAGTGCTCTCTATTACTG GTACCTTGTGACTGAAGGACAGATTTTTGTCCTCTACGTCTTCACGTTCTTTGCCATGGCCGCCACAGTCATGcgtcaaaaacaaaaaggctACGTGCTGGACAGTAATGGTCGCTTCCTGCTTTACAACTTTATCATTACTCTGGTCCTGGTGATTGCTTGGGTTGTCTACCTGTGGAATGACAGCGTCCTGCGCAAAAAATACCCCGGTATCATTTACGTACCGGAACCGTGGTCTTATTACACATTACATATCAAGGGCAGTTAG
- the calml4a gene encoding calmodulin-like protein 4a, with the protein MAKFLSQNQINEFKECFSLYDKKRKGKIEAKDLITVMRSLGTSPTFSEVDRHLQVHKIDKMGELDFSTFLTIMHRQMQQEDPKTEILEALRMTDKQKKGYILASELRTKLTGLGEKLTDKEVDELFKEANVGRDGRINYEEFTRMVTLPPVDY; encoded by the exons ATG GCCAAGTTTCTATCTCAGAATCAGATTAATG AATTTAAAGAATGCTTCTCGCTGTACGATAAGAAGCGGAAGGGAAAAATCGAAGCCAAGGACCTGATCACAGTAATGCGTTCTTTAGGCACCAGTCCCACGTTCAGTGAGGTCGACCGACACCTACAGGTTCATAAAATAG ATAAAATGGGCGAGCTGGACTTCTCTACCTTCTTGACCATCATGCACAGACAGATGCAGCAGGAAGACCCGAAGACGGAGATCCTGGAGGCCTTGCGCATGACAGACAAGCAGAAGAAGGGCTACATCCTGGCATCAGAGCTCCGTACCAAACTTACAGGCCTTGGAGAGAAGCTCACTGATAAAGAGG TGGACGAGCTGTTTAAGGAGGCCAACGTCGGCCGTGATGGCCGTATTAACTACGAGGAGTTTACCAGGATGGTCACACTGCCTCCTGTCGACTACTAA
- the tex9 gene encoding testis-expressed protein 9 isoform X2, with protein MFSPCMVDFLWAKKPPGSGSQRPLAATRSANRPASAPTKKPPPIDLLAKEKEYKRLNEELEAKTAELVRQAEEVMREQNEVLSKPIPTHLSLDIADDSEEFWEAVVPSVTKSKSTAKVKAERPFDDFAATEKKSLKAGKPNRSLSTPRKTAQKKQVTVADDVAMPADFTDFSLTKTIRKIEGRVNDEDTAEQLEDDIVPSAGEEMSAEAQIRFMKAKLRVMQEDLNRLSQECNKKDEENAVLSSKLKEVEEDRVRLQRTTNMQQMQLEKHRALAEDANGNCEALRHQVSVLQKEVEGMKRTQKQASSSHNATEVRLNRALEEAERCKAELNKLKQSSKDSVNQEQQKIEALHAEKIKLEKQKAELITGFKKQLKLIDILKKQKMHFEAARMMSFTEEEFMKALDWGKS; from the exons atgttctccccatgcatggtggatttcctctgg GCCAAAAAACCTCCAGGCTCAGGTTCTCAGAGACCTCTAGCTGCAACAAGATCTGCAAACCGTCCTGCTTCTGCTCCAACAAAGAAGCCGCCTCCGATAGACCTGCTGGCTAAAGAAAAGGAATACAA GAGACTTAATGAAGAACTGGAAGCCAAAACAGCCGAGCTGGTGCGCCAGGCCGAGGAAGTTATG CGAGAACAAAACGAGGTGCTGTCAAAGCCTATACCAACCCACCTGAGCCTGGATATTGCAGACGACTCTGAGGAATTCTG ggAAGCTGTCGTGCCCTCAGTGACAAAATCAAAATCTACAGCCAAGGTAAAGGCAGAACGTCCATTTGATGATTTTGCAGCAACAgaaaagaaatctttaaaagCTGGAAAGCCGAACAGATCTTTGTCAACTCCAAGAAAGACAGCACA AAAAAAGCAAGTGACGGTTGCGGATGACGTTGCCATGCCAGCGGATTTTACAGACTTTTCTCTTACCAAGACTATACGCAAAATAGAAGGCAGAGTAAATGATGAGGACACAGCGGAGCAACTGGAGGACGATATCGTACCGAGTGCCGGTGAAGAGATGAGTGCAG AGGCCCAGATTCGCTTCATGAAAGCCAAACTACGAGTGATGCAGGAAGATTTAAACAGACTCTCACAGGAATGCAACAAGAAG GACGAGGAGAATGCAGTGTTGAGCAGTAAGCTGAAAGAGGTGGAGGAAGATCGAGTCAGACTGCAGAGGACCACCAACATGCAGCAGATGCAGTTAGAGAAACACAGAGCCCTGGCTGAAGACGCTAACGGGAATTGCGAAGCTCTGCGCCATCAAGTCAGCGTGTTACAAAAG GAAGTGGAGGGAATGAAAAGAACTCAGAAGCAGGCGTCCAGCAGCCACAATGCCACAGAAGTGAGACTGAACCGAGCTCTGGAGGAGGCTGAGAGGTGCAAAGCTGAACTCAACAAGCTCAAACAGAGCAGCAAG GACTCTGTAAATCAGGAACAGCAGAAGATTGAAGCTTTACATGCTGAGAAGATAAAGCTGGAGAAACAAAAAGCTGAACTCATCACTGGCTTTAAAAAGCAGCTTAAGcttattgatattttaaaaaagcaaaag ATGCATTTTGAGGCAGCGAGGATGATGTCTTTTACCGAGGAGGAGTTTATGAAGGCTCTTGACTGGGGCAAATCGTAA
- the tex9 gene encoding testis-expressed protein 9 isoform X1 has translation MAERPRPASQGAKKPPGSGSQRPLAATRSANRPASAPTKKPPPIDLLAKEKEYKRLNEELEAKTAELVRQAEEVMREQNEVLSKPIPTHLSLDIADDSEEFWEAVVPSVTKSKSTAKVKAERPFDDFAATEKKSLKAGKPNRSLSTPRKTAQKKQVTVADDVAMPADFTDFSLTKTIRKIEGRVNDEDTAEQLEDDIVPSAGEEMSAEAQIRFMKAKLRVMQEDLNRLSQECNKKDEENAVLSSKLKEVEEDRVRLQRTTNMQQMQLEKHRALAEDANGNCEALRHQVSVLQKEVEGMKRTQKQASSSHNATEVRLNRALEEAERCKAELNKLKQSSKDSVNQEQQKIEALHAEKIKLEKQKAELITGFKKQLKLIDILKKQKMHFEAARMMSFTEEEFMKALDWGKS, from the exons ATGGCGGAAAGACCGAGACCCGCGTCTCAGGGG GCCAAAAAACCTCCAGGCTCAGGTTCTCAGAGACCTCTAGCTGCAACAAGATCTGCAAACCGTCCTGCTTCTGCTCCAACAAAGAAGCCGCCTCCGATAGACCTGCTGGCTAAAGAAAAGGAATACAA GAGACTTAATGAAGAACTGGAAGCCAAAACAGCCGAGCTGGTGCGCCAGGCCGAGGAAGTTATG CGAGAACAAAACGAGGTGCTGTCAAAGCCTATACCAACCCACCTGAGCCTGGATATTGCAGACGACTCTGAGGAATTCTG ggAAGCTGTCGTGCCCTCAGTGACAAAATCAAAATCTACAGCCAAGGTAAAGGCAGAACGTCCATTTGATGATTTTGCAGCAACAgaaaagaaatctttaaaagCTGGAAAGCCGAACAGATCTTTGTCAACTCCAAGAAAGACAGCACA AAAAAAGCAAGTGACGGTTGCGGATGACGTTGCCATGCCAGCGGATTTTACAGACTTTTCTCTTACCAAGACTATACGCAAAATAGAAGGCAGAGTAAATGATGAGGACACAGCGGAGCAACTGGAGGACGATATCGTACCGAGTGCCGGTGAAGAGATGAGTGCAG AGGCCCAGATTCGCTTCATGAAAGCCAAACTACGAGTGATGCAGGAAGATTTAAACAGACTCTCACAGGAATGCAACAAGAAG GACGAGGAGAATGCAGTGTTGAGCAGTAAGCTGAAAGAGGTGGAGGAAGATCGAGTCAGACTGCAGAGGACCACCAACATGCAGCAGATGCAGTTAGAGAAACACAGAGCCCTGGCTGAAGACGCTAACGGGAATTGCGAAGCTCTGCGCCATCAAGTCAGCGTGTTACAAAAG GAAGTGGAGGGAATGAAAAGAACTCAGAAGCAGGCGTCCAGCAGCCACAATGCCACAGAAGTGAGACTGAACCGAGCTCTGGAGGAGGCTGAGAGGTGCAAAGCTGAACTCAACAAGCTCAAACAGAGCAGCAAG GACTCTGTAAATCAGGAACAGCAGAAGATTGAAGCTTTACATGCTGAGAAGATAAAGCTGGAGAAACAAAAAGCTGAACTCATCACTGGCTTTAAAAAGCAGCTTAAGcttattgatattttaaaaaagcaaaag ATGCATTTTGAGGCAGCGAGGATGATGTCTTTTACCGAGGAGGAGTTTATGAAGGCTCTTGACTGGGGCAAATCGTAA